A window of the Palleronia sp. LCG004 genome harbors these coding sequences:
- a CDS encoding aldehyde dehydrogenase family protein has product MKQQELTLCEPSPDRVEPLLIGGHPVPGDGDVLDVVNPADGSLIGRVSTAGPAQVARTIAAAGRALEQTGWAGLQPHMRAAILGRAATEIERQADHLASLQMRENGKTRAESLAQANAAAGIFRYYAAVCEAAEDTMPPARGDYFTMTVHEPVGVVAALTPWNSPLTMGAQKIAPALAAGNAVVLKAAETTSFVSIALGQCVVAAGLPDGLLSVVAGGVETAVALVEDPGIGMISFTGGTSTGQSIARGASDRLVPMILELGGKSPHVVFADADLDAAAKSVASGIFGGTGQSCVAGSRLFVESSVADAFRERLIAAAEAMRVGPPSDPDSVLGPLASFAHRDRIESFVQRGRDAGGEVVLGGARPEGDAFRDGAYYLPTIIGGIDNSADIAQEEIFGPVLCFMTFEDEAQLVQDANDSVYGLAAGLWTADYRKAWRVARKLQAGTVWINTYKQLSIAASFGGFKLSGFGREKGIQGMRAYQQPKSLYWAL; this is encoded by the coding sequence ATGAAACAGCAGGAGCTGACCCTGTGCGAGCCATCCCCGGACCGGGTGGAGCCGCTTCTGATCGGCGGGCATCCGGTTCCGGGCGACGGAGACGTGCTCGACGTCGTCAACCCGGCCGATGGCAGCCTGATCGGGCGGGTCTCGACCGCCGGCCCCGCGCAGGTGGCCCGCACGATCGCGGCGGCGGGCAGGGCGCTCGAGCAGACGGGCTGGGCCGGGCTGCAACCCCACATGCGGGCGGCGATCCTCGGCCGTGCCGCAACCGAGATCGAGCGGCAGGCCGACCATCTCGCCTCGCTCCAGATGCGCGAGAACGGCAAGACGCGGGCCGAGAGCCTGGCGCAGGCCAATGCGGCGGCGGGGATCTTCAGGTATTACGCCGCCGTCTGCGAGGCGGCCGAGGACACGATGCCGCCCGCGCGGGGCGATTATTTCACGATGACGGTCCACGAGCCGGTGGGCGTCGTCGCGGCGCTGACGCCCTGGAATTCGCCCCTGACGATGGGCGCGCAGAAGATCGCGCCGGCGCTTGCCGCGGGCAATGCGGTCGTCCTGAAGGCGGCCGAGACGACGTCGTTCGTGTCCATCGCGCTGGGTCAATGCGTGGTGGCGGCCGGACTGCCCGACGGGCTTCTGTCGGTCGTGGCGGGGGGCGTCGAGACGGCCGTGGCTCTGGTCGAGGATCCGGGCATCGGCATGATCAGCTTCACCGGCGGCACCTCGACGGGGCAGAGCATCGCGCGGGGCGCGTCCGACCGGCTGGTGCCCATGATCCTGGAGCTCGGGGGCAAGTCGCCGCACGTGGTCTTTGCCGATGCCGATCTGGACGCGGCGGCCAAGTCCGTCGCATCGGGCATCTTCGGCGGGACGGGCCAGAGCTGCGTCGCGGGATCGCGGCTGTTCGTCGAGAGCTCGGTCGCCGATGCGTTCCGCGAGCGGCTGATCGCCGCCGCAGAGGCCATGCGGGTCGGGCCGCCCAGCGATCCCGACAGCGTGCTGGGGCCGCTTGCATCCTTCGCGCATCGCGACCGGATCGAATCCTTCGTCCAGCGCGGGCGGGATGCGGGGGGCGAGGTCGTGCTGGGCGGCGCGCGGCCCGAGGGCGACGCGTTCCGCGACGGGGCCTATTACCTGCCGACGATCATCGGCGGGATCGACAACTCGGCCGACATCGCGCAGGAGGAGATCTTCGGTCCGGTCCTGTGCTTCATGACCTTCGAGGACGAGGCGCAGCTGGTCCAGGACGCGAATGACAGCGTCTATGGCCTCGCGGCCGGTCTCTGGACCGCGGATTACCGCAAGGCATGGCGGGTCGCGCGCAAGCTGCAGGCGGGCACGGTCTGGATCAACACCTACAAGCAGCTTTCGATCGCCGCGTCGTTCGGCGGGTTCAAGCTGTCGGGGTTCGGCCGCGAGAAGGGCATCCAGGGCATGCGGGCCTACCAGCAGCCCAAGAGCCTCTACTGGGCGCTGTAG
- a CDS encoding acyclic terpene utilization AtuA family protein, with protein MTEPCLIGSGAGFSGDRVDAAIPVVAEIAERGGGTIIFETIGERTLALGQLARGSDPDAGFEPLLAQMLGPILAPCLKGNVTIVGNFGCANPPAAARAIAAMAAEQGLPNPRIAIVHGDDIRDAFDPAKAEPWPEDGALPPPPGPLVSANAYTGAHEVAAAIRAGAQIVVAGRIADPALVLGPLVAHHGWDWDDLDLCAAGTLAGHLLECGSQVSGGYFADPPRKPVPGMARIGFPIGRIEADGTIEIFKPAGTGGRIDRATVTEQLLYEVHDPAAYVTPDVTLDITGVRIEETGPDRVRVSGARGHPRPGMLKATLGYHGDWLGEAEISYAGPGCLERAKLAAATLTERLAIRGLGDLPRRIDMIGVSSSFDDDGGSLWRDADLPAPDVRIRLAVRAPQKAQADGAVQEVLALYCCGPAGGGGVRTRVARRVETRSCLVPRSIVTEGFAFL; from the coding sequence ATGACGGAGCCGTGCCTCATCGGGTCGGGCGCGGGCTTCTCGGGCGACCGGGTCGATGCGGCGATCCCGGTCGTGGCCGAGATCGCCGAACGCGGCGGCGGAACGATCATCTTCGAGACCATCGGCGAGCGGACGCTCGCCCTCGGTCAGCTCGCCCGCGGCAGCGATCCCGATGCCGGGTTCGAGCCGTTGCTGGCGCAGATGCTCGGCCCCATCCTCGCGCCCTGCCTGAAGGGGAACGTCACCATCGTCGGCAATTTCGGCTGCGCCAATCCGCCGGCCGCCGCGCGGGCCATCGCGGCCATGGCCGCCGAACAGGGCCTGCCGAACCCGCGCATCGCCATCGTCCACGGCGACGACATCCGCGACGCCTTCGACCCCGCCAAGGCCGAGCCCTGGCCCGAGGACGGCGCGCTGCCGCCCCCTCCGGGGCCGCTCGTCTCGGCCAACGCCTATACCGGCGCGCACGAGGTGGCCGCCGCCATCCGCGCGGGCGCGCAGATCGTCGTGGCCGGTCGCATCGCCGATCCGGCACTGGTCCTGGGGCCGTTGGTGGCGCATCACGGCTGGGACTGGGACGATCTCGATCTCTGCGCGGCAGGCACGCTGGCGGGCCATCTGCTCGAATGCGGCAGCCAGGTTTCGGGCGGGTATTTCGCCGATCCGCCCCGCAAGCCCGTTCCCGGCATGGCCCGGATCGGCTTTCCGATCGGACGGATCGAGGCCGACGGCACGATCGAGATCTTCAAGCCCGCGGGCACCGGCGGCCGCATCGACCGCGCCACGGTCACCGAACAGCTCCTCTACGAGGTGCACGATCCCGCAGCCTACGTGACGCCCGACGTCACGCTCGACATCACCGGCGTCCGCATCGAGGAGACCGGCCCCGACCGCGTCAGGGTGTCGGGCGCGCGGGGCCATCCCCGCCCCGGCATGCTGAAGGCGACGCTTGGCTATCACGGCGACTGGCTGGGCGAGGCCGAGATCTCCTATGCGGGGCCGGGATGCCTCGAGCGGGCAAAGCTCGCCGCCGCGACGCTGACCGAACGCCTCGCCATTCGCGGGCTCGGCGATCTGCCGCGCCGGATCGACATGATCGGCGTCAGCTCCAGCTTCGACGACGATGGCGGATCGCTCTGGCGCGATGCCGACCTGCCGGCCCCGGACGTGCGGATCCGCCTCGCCGTCCGCGCCCCGCAGAAGGCGCAGGCCGACGGCGCGGTGCAGGAGGTGCTCGCCCTTTATTGCTGCGGCCCCGCCGGCGGCGGCGGCGTCAGGACGAGGGTCGCACGGCGGGTCGAAACCCGCTCGTGCCTCGTCCCCCGGTCGATCGTGACCGAGGGCTTCGCCTTCCTCTGA
- a CDS encoding branched-chain amino acid ABC transporter permease — protein MSFLIAQSLINGVILGTLYLMMAIGFTLVFGVMRIVNFAHGEFYMIGAFMALIGVTWLGLPYPVTLALTVVVAILLGVLVERVVFRPFRSDELSGMIASLGLALILQNGILILFGPDPQAFPSMASGVYRLGELIVPKSRALTLAVGVVILFGFYLMLMHTRFGRGLRALVQDQEVAALYGVRLEIMYPLGLGIGVALAAVAGGLMAPLFGVSPFIGATPLLKAFIVVILGGLGSIPGAALAAMLLGLIESFTTSFVSAAAADILTFALVVLVLLVRPSGILGRGEA, from the coding sequence ATGAGCTTTCTCATCGCCCAATCCCTCATCAACGGCGTCATCCTAGGTACCTTGTACCTGATGATGGCCATCGGCTTCACGCTGGTCTTCGGCGTGATGCGGATCGTCAACTTCGCCCATGGCGAATTCTACATGATCGGCGCGTTCATGGCGCTGATCGGGGTCACGTGGCTGGGGCTGCCCTATCCGGTGACGCTGGCGCTGACGGTCGTCGTCGCGATCCTGCTGGGCGTGCTGGTCGAGCGCGTGGTCTTCCGGCCGTTCCGATCGGACGAGCTGTCGGGGATGATCGCGTCGCTGGGGCTGGCGCTGATCCTGCAGAACGGCATCCTGATCCTCTTCGGACCCGATCCGCAGGCGTTTCCGTCGATGGCCTCGGGCGTCTATCGGCTGGGCGAGCTCATCGTGCCGAAATCCCGCGCGCTGACGCTGGCGGTCGGGGTGGTGATCCTCTTCGGGTTCTACCTGATGCTGATGCATACGCGCTTCGGGCGCGGGCTGCGGGCGCTGGTGCAGGATCAGGAGGTCGCAGCGCTCTACGGTGTGAGGCTCGAGATCATGTATCCGCTCGGGCTCGGGATCGGGGTGGCGCTGGCCGCCGTCGCGGGCGGGCTGATGGCGCCGCTCTTCGGGGTGTCGCCGTTCATCGGGGCGACGCCGCTTCTCAAGGCGTTCATCGTGGTGATCCTGGGCGGGCTCGGCTCGATCCCCGGGGCGGCACTGGCCGCGATGCTGCTGGGGCTGATCGAGAGCTTCACCACCTCCTTCGTGAGCGCGGCCGCGGCCGACATCCTGACCTTCGCGCTGGTCGTCCTGGTCCTGCTGGTGCGGCCGTCGGGCATTCTCGGGCGAGGTGAGGCATGA
- a CDS encoding TRAP transporter fused permease subunit codes for MSIRDENAAGEPEAHPGSSLHVALRNGLSLATGCFILWTALSGPFDALVQRSVMLALVLTLGFLTFPIRVNGRTPIWAMALDAVLWAGSLAACIYVAVTAPTIMTTLPLATNTDIALAVVLVLAIMELSRRAVGLAFPILILVGIAYVFYGHLIEGRLGHRGYDIRFVTETLLLSDIGVWGTLTGIAATMIAAFVLFGAMLLRSGGGETFMDLAILVSGRRVGGAAKIATIASASFGTVNGSAVANVATTGAMTIPLMKRIGYPAPLAAAVEAVASTGGQITPPILGAAAFIMAEIVGVDYLRVALAALIPAALFYYGALTTIHLIALRNNYGIVPEDEIPAARDVLTPLRLLPIIGGIGGLMWMLVDGRSVAYAAGIGIIGMLLPFIVGDLFVNRDPRRTAGRLVAGLTEAGSGIVIVFVMLAGAQILVSLVNLTGVGVTISSLTVALGGQSMILVGLIVAAACLILGMGIPTTAAYVLVAAVMAPALIEIAIEPLAAHMFVFYFATISVITPPLCVAVFVAASIAGTPWFGVALNAVRLGAVTYVVPFMFLTYPGMLWSGTGFQIAEAAFSGFVLVTAFSLLLSGTKIRGSRWASVALYAPAAALAVWPSHLALAAATLLTVTGMVLGRPFRPRPGGISA; via the coding sequence ATGAGCATCCGGGACGAAAACGCCGCGGGTGAGCCCGAAGCTCACCCCGGTTCGAGCCTTCACGTCGCCCTTCGCAACGGATTGTCGCTGGCGACGGGCTGCTTCATCCTCTGGACGGCCCTTTCGGGGCCGTTCGACGCCCTCGTGCAGCGATCCGTCATGCTGGCGCTGGTCCTCACGCTGGGCTTCCTGACATTCCCGATCCGGGTGAACGGACGCACGCCGATCTGGGCGATGGCGCTCGACGCCGTGCTCTGGGCCGGCTCGCTCGCCGCCTGCATCTACGTGGCCGTGACCGCGCCCACGATCATGACGACGCTGCCGCTGGCCACGAATACCGACATCGCGCTGGCCGTGGTCCTTGTCCTCGCGATCATGGAGCTGTCGCGCCGTGCCGTCGGGCTGGCATTCCCCATCCTCATCCTCGTGGGCATCGCCTACGTCTTCTACGGCCATCTGATCGAGGGCCGTCTCGGCCATCGCGGCTACGACATCCGCTTCGTCACCGAAACGCTGCTCCTGTCGGATATCGGCGTCTGGGGCACCCTGACCGGGATCGCCGCGACGATGATCGCGGCCTTCGTGCTCTTCGGGGCCATGCTGCTGCGCTCGGGCGGGGGCGAGACCTTCATGGACCTCGCCATCCTCGTCTCGGGCCGCCGGGTCGGCGGCGCGGCCAAGATCGCCACGATCGCCTCGGCCTCCTTCGGCACGGTCAACGGCAGCGCCGTGGCCAATGTCGCGACCACCGGCGCGATGACCATCCCGCTGATGAAGCGGATCGGATATCCCGCCCCCCTCGCCGCCGCGGTCGAGGCCGTCGCATCGACCGGCGGGCAGATCACGCCCCCCATCCTGGGGGCCGCCGCCTTCATCATGGCCGAGATCGTCGGCGTCGATTACCTGCGCGTCGCACTCGCCGCGCTGATCCCCGCCGCGCTGTTCTATTACGGCGCGCTCACGACGATCCACCTGATCGCCCTGCGCAACAATTACGGCATCGTCCCCGAGGACGAGATCCCCGCGGCCCGCGATGTCCTGACCCCCCTGCGGCTGCTTCCGATCATCGGCGGCATCGGCGGGCTGATGTGGATGCTGGTCGATGGCCGCTCGGTGGCCTACGCGGCCGGGATCGGGATCATCGGGATGCTGCTGCCCTTCATCGTGGGCGACCTCTTCGTCAACCGCGACCCGAGACGCACGGCGGGCAGGCTCGTCGCCGGGCTGACCGAGGCCGGATCGGGCATCGTCATCGTCTTCGTCATGCTGGCGGGCGCGCAGATCCTCGTCAGCCTCGTGAACCTCACGGGCGTCGGCGTCACCATCTCGTCGCTGACGGTCGCGCTCGGCGGCCAGTCGATGATCCTCGTCGGGCTCATCGTGGCGGCGGCCTGCCTGATCCTCGGCATGGGCATTCCCACCACCGCCGCCTACGTGCTGGTCGCCGCCGTCATGGCCCCGGCGCTGATCGAGATCGCGATCGAACCGCTGGCCGCGCACATGTTCGTCTTCTACTTCGCGACGATCTCGGTCATCACGCCACCGCTCTGCGTGGCGGTCTTCGTCGCGGCGTCGATCGCGGGCACGCCGTGGTTCGGCGTGGCGCTGAACGCCGTGCGGCTCGGGGCGGTGACCTACGTGGTGCCCTTCATGTTCCTGACCTATCCCGGAATGCTCTGGTCCGGCACCGGCTTCCAGATCGCCGAGGCCGCGTTTTCCGGGTTCGTCCTGGTCACGGCCTTCTCGCTTCTGCTGTCGGGCACCAAGATACGCGGATCGCGGTGGGCATCCGTCGCGCTCTACGCCCCTGCCGCGGCGCTGGCCGTCTGGCCGTCGCATCTGGCGCTTGCCGCGGCGACCCTGCTGACCGTGACGGGGATGGTGCTGGGGCGGCCCTTCCGGCCCCGCCCCGGGGGGATCTCCGCATGA
- a CDS encoding branched-chain amino acid ABC transporter permease, which produces MSRDIPNGGATGAVFGLAVVLVALVPWLTGSAFHFHVGIMVCLAAMATAGLATIAWVGQLSLAHGAFVGIGAYASVIMVTKLGLPFVLAMPAAAAVAGAIAFAIGTPLLRLRGVYFVLITFALNELFRLVMLEFPSVSGGSSGIAGIPKISLFGLRLTAQSDVYVFTLAMLAVVFALLFVIRRGPLGRRFAAVEENHDLAESSGIPAARTQNLAFALGSGIAGFTGAIMAHYIGFISPETFAFQLSVSYVILLVAGGRLILAGPLVGAIILTPLPEFLRGAQEYQHIIYGVVLILILRFLPGGLTSLPGRILRMGGRT; this is translated from the coding sequence ATGAGCCGCGACATCCCGAACGGCGGGGCGACGGGGGCGGTCTTCGGCCTCGCGGTCGTCCTGGTGGCCCTCGTGCCGTGGCTGACCGGAAGCGCCTTTCACTTCCATGTGGGGATCATGGTCTGCCTCGCCGCGATGGCGACGGCGGGTCTCGCCACGATCGCATGGGTCGGCCAGCTGTCGCTGGCGCACGGGGCCTTCGTGGGGATCGGCGCCTATGCGTCGGTCATCATGGTGACCAAGCTGGGTCTGCCCTTCGTGCTGGCCATGCCGGCGGCGGCGGCGGTCGCGGGGGCGATCGCCTTCGCGATCGGCACGCCGCTGCTGAGGTTGCGAGGCGTCTATTTCGTGCTGATCACATTCGCCCTGAACGAGCTGTTCCGGCTGGTCATGCTGGAATTCCCGTCGGTCTCGGGCGGGTCGAGCGGGATCGCGGGCATCCCGAAGATCAGCCTTTTCGGCCTGCGGCTGACGGCGCAGTCGGACGTCTATGTCTTCACCCTCGCGATGCTGGCGGTGGTCTTTGCGCTGCTTTTCGTCATCCGTCGTGGGCCGCTCGGGCGTCGGTTCGCGGCCGTGGAGGAGAACCACGACCTGGCGGAATCCTCGGGGATCCCGGCGGCGCGGACGCAGAACCTGGCCTTTGCACTGGGAAGCGGGATCGCCGGGTTCACCGGCGCGATCATGGCCCATTACATTGGCTTCATCTCGCCCGAGACCTTCGCCTTCCAACTGTCGGTCTCGTACGTGATCCTCCTGGTCGCGGGCGGCAGGCTGATCCTGGCGGGACCGCTGGTCGGCGCGATCATCCTGACGCCGCTTCCGGAATTTCTGCGCGGAGCCCAGGAATACCAGCACATCATCTACGGCGTCGTGCTGATCCTGATCCTGCGGTTCCTTCCCGGGGGGCTGACATCGCTGCCCGGTCGCATCCTGCGGATGGGAGGTCGGACATGA
- a CDS encoding TAXI family TRAP transporter solute-binding subunit, with protein MNNLIKAGLLVAASLSPALSHAQTERLAIGSTASSSSHYGYFVAVSQVINNQVDGVETNVVETGATLDNLRRLQRNQVDMGLVTTNVAYDVYNGEGDFEGAPYEGLVLWVYGVSLQNVVVREDSGITELSGLEGARFNPGIVGSGTEATAEAVFSALEIAPDFVRGSTGDIVDQIKDNRVTGYVKSSAGQNLDASSIDISTLTPIRVLGLTDEQAATIEAELPSLSIVDVADGEAASGIPAYSTWAYATTTMARPDLDEETAYRITKAICEDETVQAAAFAGLKGSDIPQMTMELSTSPLHPGAIRYYEEIGVEVPDRLRPAE; from the coding sequence ATGAACAACTTGATCAAGGCCGGGCTTTTGGTGGCCGCGAGCCTGTCACCCGCGCTGTCGCACGCGCAGACCGAGCGTCTCGCCATCGGCTCGACCGCATCCTCGTCCAGCCATTACGGCTATTTCGTCGCGGTGAGCCAGGTCATCAACAACCAGGTCGACGGCGTCGAGACCAACGTGGTTGAGACGGGCGCCACGCTCGACAACCTGCGCCGCCTTCAGCGCAATCAGGTCGATATGGGCCTCGTGACGACCAACGTGGCCTACGACGTCTATAACGGCGAAGGCGACTTCGAGGGCGCACCCTACGAGGGTCTCGTCCTCTGGGTCTACGGCGTGTCGCTCCAGAATGTCGTCGTGCGCGAGGACAGCGGCATCACCGAGCTTTCGGGCCTCGAAGGTGCCCGCTTCAATCCCGGCATCGTCGGCTCGGGCACCGAGGCGACGGCCGAGGCGGTCTTCTCCGCGCTGGAGATCGCGCCCGACTTCGTTCGCGGATCGACCGGCGACATCGTCGACCAGATCAAGGACAACCGCGTCACGGGCTACGTCAAGTCGAGCGCGGGCCAGAATCTCGACGCGTCCTCCATCGACATCTCGACCCTGACGCCGATCCGCGTTCTGGGCCTGACCGACGAACAGGCCGCCACCATCGAGGCCGAACTCCCGAGCCTCTCGATCGTGGACGTGGCCGATGGCGAGGCCGCCTCCGGCATTCCGGCCTATTCCACCTGGGCCTATGCCACCACGACGATGGCGCGTCCCGATCTGGACGAGGAAACCGCCTACCGGATCACCAAGGCCATCTGCGAGGACGAGACCGTCCAGGCGGCCGCCTTCGCCGGTCTCAAGGGGTCCGACATTCCCCAGATGACGATGGAGCTCTCGACCTCGCCCCTGCATCCCGGCGCGATCCGCTATTACGAAGAAATCGGCGTCGAAGTGCCCGATCGCCTGCGTCCGGCCGAATGA
- a CDS encoding ABC transporter ATP-binding protein produces the protein MSTILELKGLGKRFGGLTALSNVDLRAGEGQITGLIGPNGAGKTTCFNLITGTLSATSGQVVFKGEDTTGLQPHKLVERGLARTFQSATTFPAATVRENILRSALLRHRVGPLQTLFGGAAAKRAEAAAAGTVEEAMDALDLTDHADRLAGTLAYGHQKRLGVAIGLATRPDLLLLDEPAAGLNPEEVDRFATILGTLRSRFGLSILIVEHHMRLIMRVCDHIAVLDHGEKIAEGTPSQMQNDPKVIEAYLGAEHVE, from the coding sequence ATGAGCACGATCCTGGAACTGAAAGGGCTGGGCAAGCGGTTCGGCGGGCTCACGGCGCTGTCGAATGTCGATCTGCGCGCCGGGGAGGGCCAGATCACCGGGCTGATCGGGCCCAACGGCGCGGGAAAGACCACGTGCTTCAACCTGATCACCGGGACGCTTTCGGCGACGTCGGGACAGGTCGTTTTCAAGGGCGAGGACACGACCGGGTTGCAGCCGCACAAGCTGGTCGAGCGCGGGCTCGCGCGGACGTTCCAGTCCGCGACCACGTTTCCCGCCGCGACGGTGCGCGAGAACATCCTGCGATCGGCGCTGCTGCGTCACCGGGTGGGACCGCTGCAGACGCTGTTCGGCGGGGCGGCCGCAAAGCGGGCCGAAGCCGCGGCCGCGGGCACGGTCGAGGAGGCGATGGACGCGCTGGACCTGACCGACCATGCCGACCGCCTTGCGGGAACGCTGGCCTATGGCCACCAGAAGCGGCTCGGCGTGGCGATCGGACTGGCCACGCGGCCGGATCTTCTGCTGCTCGACGAGCCTGCGGCGGGCCTGAACCCCGAGGAGGTGGACCGCTTCGCGACGATCCTGGGCACGTTGCGGAGCCGCTTCGGCCTGTCGATCCTGATCGTGGAGCATCACATGCGCCTGATCATGCGGGTCTGCGATCACATCGCGGTGCTGGATCACGGCGAGAAGATCGCCGAGGGCACGCCCTCGCAGATGCAGAACGACCCGAAGGTCATCGAAGCCTATCTGGGGGCCGAACATGTCGAGTGA
- a CDS encoding ABC transporter ATP-binding protein, whose protein sequence is MSSDLKIRNLSVSYGPVEALHDVSFDVDGGQIAAMVGSNGAGKSTVLKAITGLVVPSAGTIEVGGAQIAPRPGDALKHGVAMSPEGRRLFARLGVEENLLMGAYTVSDAKARKTMLDRVYGFFPRLKERRRQMAGSLSGGEQQMAAIGRALMAQPKVLLLDEPSLGIAPIIVAELGRIITEINRDLGVTVLLVEQNANMALSLAERGIVLETGRVTMTGTGRELLDSPEIRSAYLGT, encoded by the coding sequence ATGTCGAGTGATCTCAAGATCCGGAATCTCAGCGTGTCCTACGGCCCGGTCGAGGCGCTCCACGACGTGAGCTTCGACGTGGATGGCGGGCAGATCGCGGCCATGGTCGGATCGAACGGCGCGGGCAAGAGCACGGTGCTGAAGGCCATCACCGGCCTCGTCGTCCCGAGCGCGGGCACGATCGAGGTCGGCGGCGCGCAGATCGCGCCGAGGCCGGGTGACGCGCTGAAGCACGGCGTGGCGATGTCGCCCGAGGGCCGCCGCCTGTTCGCGCGGCTCGGCGTCGAGGAAAACCTGCTGATGGGGGCCTACACGGTCTCGGACGCCAAGGCGCGCAAGACGATGCTCGACCGGGTCTACGGGTTCTTTCCCCGGCTGAAGGAGCGACGCCGCCAGATGGCGGGGTCGCTGTCGGGCGGGGAGCAGCAGATGGCGGCGATCGGGCGCGCGCTGATGGCGCAGCCGAAGGTGCTGCTGCTGGACGAGCCGTCGCTGGGGATCGCGCCGATCATCGTGGCCGAACTCGGGCGGATCATCACCGAGATCAACCGCGACCTGGGCGTCACCGTGCTGCTGGTCGAGCAGAATGCGAACATGGCGCTGTCGCTCGCCGAACGCGGCATCGTGCTGGAAACCGGGCGCGTGACGATGACCGGAACGGGGCGGGAGCTGCTCGACAGCCCCGAGATCCGCAGCGCCTATCTTGGAACATGA